The Medicago truncatula cultivar Jemalong A17 chromosome 7, MtrunA17r5.0-ANR, whole genome shotgun sequence genome includes the window CTGAAAAATAACATGAAACTCCTTCTAACCGCCAAGAAGATCATTAAACTGATGTGTGTGCAAAGAATCTGATTATGTAACACATAAGATATGATTAGCCACTTTAAAGTTCCTTCccaaaaaattcacattcaaCAAAAATATGTTGTGCATTAATAATGTAATGGTAAGTCAGATTTTCGCTTTTTGAAAACCTATTTTTTAGCAAACGTTATAATATTCATGTTTTGTAAACCGATCTTGCATTAATAATgtaatgaaattaaatatgattttttatattttttgacgcgtaaatattcatgttttttaaaactaaataaaaaagctaatttttttttggagagaattttataatattttagatgtttctactaaaaattcattaaaaaaatatgaaggttaCACTTGATTTGATTTAAAAGTTGAGACTAAAACTGGTGatcaaaattttatgaaaatctaAAAAGTCGAAGaagtttttttagagaaattaaaATGGTAAGTTATTTATAGtgaccaaactttttttttgtccaaaaacTCATGTGATTTACTATTATTTAGAGGTAtgtaatttacttttattttgaggTTCATGCGTGATGTAGTAAGTTGTATTAGctagagaaataaaaaataaaaataaaaaattacttctcTCAAAAACACAAATAGTGCTTTCTCCGTCCCAAATGAAGCatttggagtatagtttttGGAAAACGAATTTAGAGCATATCTTTTTTTACGAAAGAAAATGGAACCACTaactaaaataactatttattgcGACTTTagctaaaattaaaaagaaaaaaaattggaactGAAAATGGGGGTTGGGTAAGGGAGGCCCGCACGTGTGAGTTCTGCAAAAGTAAGCAGCGTCTACACACGACCAGCCTATCACCCCTCCAAAAATCATTGCATCATGTTGTTAGATGCTGCGACCGGCTCCCACCAGTTCGCTTTGTTTTCCTTACTCATTAGTTTAAGGCAAGTTTAAATGTTGCTTCTACCTTCTTATTTATAACACCTCATGTTGGGTCATGAAACTAAtataaccgatgtgggactataaACTTCAAAAACTATATACTATTTACATTGCAATATTGCTACTGAAATTGAAGCATTCATTGAAGAGTAGTGTTGGAACATTTCTTTGGAGCTGTCTATCTATACTTTTATTGACAGAAAATGATTGAAAATGTGGCTGATAAGTATACAAAAAAGTAACAGTATGTGCTGCAAAAACCATATGAAAGACGATATGACAAATGCTGGTATTTTAACAAGACTCACGTTTTGTTAAGAAAATATGTTTGGATCAATTCATCGCCTAGTTTTTTGTTCTTCAACATGaacaaactaaataaaatctGGAGCTGggacaaattaaacaataaaaagagTAAGAGAAACTTAAATCAACATGGTATTTAAAGAAGAACTTGGAGCAAAACTCCCAACTCTAAAAGAAATACTGCCATATTTGACATAGCATCTGCAACTTGATTAGTCTCCGCATAATATTATAAACCCGACAAACTTTTCCGGAGAAAGTTTTCTATCTCGGTTGATAATTACTAAAACaaactttttctgtttttaaataatattttatcttaAATCTTTAATAACTccttcaattaatttatttcttagATTACAAACATGAAACTCAAACGTTCTCCTTGCATACGTGCGCAATCCTCCAAACACGCTCCTCCAAACTCACATGCACACCTTCCATATGCGCTCCTCTGAACTTGTACAAGCGCCTTCTACACGCACTCCTCCAAACTGACATAAGAGGTAAAAGTTTATTAGTTGCTCATTCGATAGTCGAGTGATTTCTTTCATCCTCTATGGATCCCATAGTTTTCTACTAAACATGTTTTCTAGTTTAAAAATTATCTTATAAAGATTGATTAAGCCTGAGTGGTGAATTTGGATAAAATTGAtccatataaaaatttattatttagggataaatataaaaattgtttatttagggataaaaattgattagttgtaaaaaaaaaaatcaatattaaaaatataagtctTCAGAAATATTAACTTAAAAAATCTtagaatttgatttaattgacgAAATGTTATTTTCAGAATGATTACGCCTAAGCCTAATCATTAAACTAAAGAATCCTAATTCTATGTTGCAAACCATAGTCAAACACAATGGACAGAAGAGTTGCATACCAGAACATAAAATACACAATAATAATTCATTCACAAAATTTCAGTTAGTATATTTTACAACATGCCATTTAACTATTACACAGATTATTATTGTTTACATTAGCTTGATTACACTGCATTTCACCTATTCATTGCAAAACTATTTAAAAGAATGGCTAATTACATATTTTTACAACACAAAGCAGACTCATTGTTCTTTTGACAACAATGGCTCCGATTGGGAATCTCTGATTGGGGCGAGCGGAGGCCTTCCATTACCAGACTCTAAGTCGGTAGTTGTACGACTCTCCTCTCTCTGCTTAAATAACTGCGAGAAGAAGCTTGGTTTGTCTTCTGATGAAGAAGAGTGTGATGAATGTGACCTTTCAGATCCTGGTTTCAAACTTTGAACATGCTGCAAGCAAACTTGAACAGCATCGTGTACTCTCACGAAGTACCATTCTTTTCCTATCAACTCCACCAGACCGGCTTTAGACAAAGTAAGCAGAATATCTGGATTTGGATTGGATATTGCAATCtgcaaaatgaaagaaaaaacaaagtggGTTGTGGGAAGAACATTTGCAGACTTTTCGTGATAAATTCATGAATCAATCAGTCGTTGAAAGTCCAAATCTCTACCTGAATGTCCCGTAACTTGTACTCCTGATACAAGTCTTTCAAAGCCTGAACAGCACTAGAGTCTATGTAGGTCACAGCTGCAATAATCATAACCATAGCATAGAACAAAAAATGCTCAATTGTCATCATCATCTTAATAATTGAGTTTATGAGCAAATATAGTAGAAAACAACAATTAAGAATTAAAAACTTCAGTACAATATTCATGTGATTCAGCACCCGGAGGAAGCTAACATGTAGCAGTTCAAGATACCACATAACTTTAAATGCATGGGATCCAGAatacacaattaaaagtaaatacATTATCAATCAACTTGAAAACTATTTTGTGCATAACTATGTAGAAACATGCTGTGACATTAAATATGATATAAacatatgtaactatattccaGGTCTTCTTTAGCTaagaaaatatttcaacaacCATAAAATTCAAAAGGGAGAATAAatgaaagaggaaaaaaaaaagtttcaaggCTATGAACAATCCCAGCATGCTCAGAAATATGTTGGCTCATAACAGTATTCAGACACATGAAAATGCAGCTTATGCTATTTTGTACACAGGGTAAGCATCACTTACGCGCCATCTCAAGAATCACAAAATTAATTCTTTCAACCTCGGGACCACGTCTTGTAGAACtgtcaacaacaacttcatatTCCCGCAACCTGATTTACAACTCTAAGTCAGTTAAACAGTAATCTTGACTGGAAATATGCCAATCATTACAACTCATTTATTGTTACCTGTCCTTTATGTAACTGATATTTGCAAAGTAAATAGGAGCATCGATACGAACAATTACAATTCCATTGTATGTATATGCTTCAGGATACTGTTTAACATTTCTATAAACAGTTGTCCCTGGCAAACGACCCAAAACAGCTGCAGCACAGCACAAAGAATAAAATTAGCAAACCAACATATGTATCGATCCATCTACATGCACGTGCACACACATGCGCACTAGCACATTATATCCGCAAGTCCCATGACATGAGAAATCCAGTCCATACTCCATACAAACCccaatttattttgtatatcaTCATTTCTGAACATAAGCAAATAAACTTACCAATGTGAGGATTTGCTGACTCGTGAATGACAAAAGCAAGAGATGCTCCAACCTACAATTTCAAAACCCATAATAAAGTGACGTGTCTACTAATTTTTAACATAACAAAGTTCACTTTGTACTCACCCCAACCATTACGCCAATCTCAATACCAAGAAACAATGTTGTAGTGCTAGTAAGGATCCAAAGAAGAAAATCTTTTTTATCTACACGCCACAAAAAAATGGCCTCATCATAATCTACCTGAAAAAGAAATCATGTTGtacaattaaattaataaatgctTAGATGTGGAAGAACTGATAACCAGTAAAACTTTATCAGTTGAGTTTAAacaaaagttttacaaggatacatgattttgattgaattagtaaattataaaataaattgggGATGACAGCAAGATATTCTAattcaaacaaatttatatttattaataaaaaaaaaaaactactttgaAAATGGAATAATGCTACAAACTAAATAAACGTATTGGTGCAGTGGATTAGATCTCAGAGAAACCAAACTAGATTAATGTATGTTATCAGTGTCAAATAAAATCTCACAACAATCTAAATAAGGACGGAGTCAAACCATTACGAAAGATTCATATTTGATCTATCATTATTAAGATTTATGATAGGAAATAATGGCATCGTTTGATTGTTGATTAACGTAGCCACAACCCCAACAGTGCAAAAGGGTGGTTGCTCTATCTGTATATTTTCCGCTTGCCATGACATAAGATAAAGTTGAAAATGTTACTGATTAGTCTTTTTCTGTATTAAGAAAAGCAGGACTAACTACTCATCAATGTTTGGGGTAGGAACATAGAGATTGGAGTGATAAGGAGGTCATTGTTTCCATTCCCCTTACTAATGTAACATTTGctgtttaaaaagaaaaactactCATCAATTTTTTACATGAAATTAATCACTCAGCACAAAATGTAATACTCACCAGACCAATTACAGCAGAGATCACGATGGCAGCAAGAGCGGACTGGATTATTGCAATGCAaccataaaattcaaaattagtgTTATGTTTTAATCAAAAGGatcaaaattaattgaattaggAGCGAATTATACAAAATTTAGAATTCAATCAAAAGGAATtgaaaaacagtttaataatTTGTTCCGAATTATCCAATTTTagtaaattaattgaattacCCTTTCTTTAACAATTTGTTCCGAAaatcaataattgttttaaataGTGAAGGATCAAATTAATCTTCAAAATGGATCAACTTGTTATCCCAGCTATCTTTCAAGAATCAATTTGAGCATTTACTTAAATATCACTCTACTTTTATGGATTGAATCCAGCAGATGTCAACAGTAAAATGTAATAGGTTCTTTTTTGGTGTTAACCCTCCGGTTCCCAGGGGAAAGGGGCCCTGTTAATCCAGAGTTCGGCTGGGAGGTAAGTAAAGCAAGGTCAAAAATTCCTGAACAGTTTGTCCTTTGGTGGAGCTCACAAACCACTTGAGCCCAGTTGCttggtttaaaaaatgtaataggTTCTAACAgaacttcaaatttttttaaaacaaaaaaactagtCTAACACAGATAGCACAACGAAAAAACATTATCGAACATGACCTATAAAGACTTGAAAACAAACCTGAGGTATGTTCTCAAATAGTGGTGTTAGAAACAAAAGTGCACAAGTTATTATGATCCCCGAAACTATTGCAGATACTCCAGATTTTGCACCACTTTCATGATTAACAGCTGATCTTGAAAAGGATCCTGTGTAACTCGTTCGAAggggaaaaaaatcaattcaagaTATATTTTCATCCcaagaaaaacataatattgAAATCTGATGATGCTTTGGTACCAAAAGCCAAATATTGACTCctgattttaaatttcaaagtcAAATAGAAGACTGACCTGTAGTAGGGTATGCTGAAAAGAATGAACCAAGAACATTGGAAACACCAAGACCGACcaactgttaaaaaaaaaatccagaagaATAGTTGAGAGTTTTTTTTCCGACAAAACAGAAACCTGTCTTTTTCCTGTAGCTACAATCAATACTCAAGGCCActatttagaaaagaaaactaGCTACCAATTAATTTCTAGTGTAAAACAAGACGGCTCGGCACATATTTTTCCATGGCGGAAATTCAACAATACTGCTAAGGAGGCACCCCTAACATGTCCACTAATAGGTTGCAGCAGTATTAATCAGAGTTTTGGGGTGCATAACTGGATTGGATATACTTGTATAAAACAGCAACCATCATGGAGATGTACGCGTAAATAAATTTTGGAAAGAAATATACCTCTTGATTTGAATCCAACTCATACCCATTCTTTGCTGCTAACGCCTTTGCAATTCCTACCGACTCCTgcattttgaaaatttagtGAAATTGAGAACAAAGTTACTAGtctattactccctccgtcccgaaTTAGCTGAGCCATTTtttcatttcacacgtattaagacaaatgtataaatgaatgagagagaaaaatggttttaagtgttcttgtttaagtattggtgcattctccactatcataaatgcaaagtggaatatattgaattggaagttgtgaaagtagtattaactAGAGTTATATaagggaaaaaagtaattaatattgtattgaaaagtgaaatggctCAGTTATTTTGGGACACTTTTTTTGCAAATGGCTCAGTTAttgtgggacggagggagtacctcAATTAAACTTAGAGGAAAACTAATTTGGAGAAAACAGATATCTTACCAGTATAGCCACACCTGTTATAAGAAAAGCAGTTGGAATTAAGGACTCTGCATACTCAAAAGCTCTTGGAACAGAAAATTTGGGTAGGCCCTGAGGTATCTCTCCCacctaattaaaaaacaatcatCTTCATCAAGTTATCTTAAGTGCTATCAGTTTCATTAAAATGTTAGCGCATGTCCTAAGAGTGAATTACTGATTCAGTTGTCATTCACAAAAGAACATCCATGCCAACAAAATAAGTAGTAACTCAGCAAGATCAAAGTGAATTTCACAACTCGTAGTACTTACAATATCAAAAATTGAATGATCACACC containing:
- the LOC11443321 gene encoding sulfate transporter 4.1, chloroplastic; amino-acid sequence: MRMEITPTTFASHSYSDLPSAASMPTRPIRVIPMQHPNLTSPSSSNSLPPNVAITQFASKLRGMTWLEWIEFLIPCYRWIRIYKWREYLQVDLMAGITVGVMLVPQSMSYAKLAGLKPIYGLYSGFVPIFVYAIFGSSRQLAVGPVALVSLLVSNVLGSVADTSSELYTELAILLALMVGILQCIMGLLRLGWLIRFISHSVISGFTTASAIVIGLSQAKYFLGYDIDKSSKIIPLVKSIIAGADKFSWPPFVMGSVMLAILLVMKHLGKSRKYLRFLRAAGPLTAVVLGTFFVKLFHPPSISIVGEIPQGLPKFSVPRAFEYAESLIPTAFLITGVAILESVGIAKALAAKNGYELDSNQELVGLGVSNVLGSFFSAYPTTGSFSRSAVNHESGAKSGVSAIVSGIIITCALLFLTPLFENIPQSALAAIVISAVIGLVDYDEAIFLWRVDKKDFLLWILTSTTTLFLGIEIGVMVGVGASLAFVIHESANPHIAVLGRLPGTTVYRNVKQYPEAYTYNGIVIVRIDAPIYFANISYIKDRLREYEVVVDSSTRRGPEVERINFVILEMAPVTYIDSSAVQALKDLYQEYKLRDIQIAISNPNPDILLTLSKAGLVELIGKEWYFVRVHDAVQVCLQHVQSLKPGSERSHSSHSSSSEDKPSFFSQLFKQREESRTTTDLESGNGRPPLAPIRDSQSEPLLSKEQ